Proteins encoded by one window of Massilia sp. NR 4-1:
- a CDS encoding TonB family protein, translating to MGDVEMQTAATLAYQVGVDGKLLAARLLQSSGSTAFDQAALAAGRACRFQPAAVDGKPVAAWLQFRYVHTPTDLVSDPALVREYVQARAAAEKGGAAEQLLLARLLEQGRGVAPNPDDALRWYRQAAQSGSADAQLWLGNCYFNGVLLPKDKVEALRWYQAAADDGNAQAQNALGLMYQRGDGVPKDFDEAARMYLLAALQGYDVAQNNLGYMYWRGQGLEQNPAIAVEWYRKAATQGNAWAQQNLSVAYERGLGVAADRKQARHWLERAAAQGFTRAQVRLGDMLMEYVQSEADRELAVYWYRRAAEQGDLAGQISLAYCYETGHGVTQDFAQAAAWYSRAVGQTSSLTRSAPRMPGEDGRGIAGGPVQTAKRNTPAGVLQSVDSLRMLALAQYAENRGEQDAVAALGDYSRLSEVGELPIVERHIRSYQLPEVPQPRPPQPEQRWLEQVPAVASGRYGACI from the coding sequence GTGGGTGACGTTGAAATGCAGACGGCGGCGACCCTGGCATATCAAGTTGGCGTGGATGGCAAGCTGCTGGCCGCCCGCCTGCTGCAATCGAGCGGCTCGACCGCCTTCGATCAGGCCGCGCTGGCCGCCGGCCGCGCCTGCCGTTTCCAGCCCGCCGCGGTGGATGGCAAACCCGTCGCCGCCTGGCTGCAATTCCGCTACGTGCATACGCCGACCGATCTGGTGTCCGATCCGGCACTGGTGCGCGAATACGTGCAGGCGCGCGCCGCGGCCGAAAAGGGCGGCGCCGCTGAACAGCTGCTGCTGGCGCGCCTGCTGGAACAGGGGCGCGGCGTGGCGCCCAATCCCGACGATGCACTGCGCTGGTATCGCCAGGCGGCGCAAAGCGGCAGCGCCGACGCCCAGCTCTGGCTGGGCAATTGCTACTTCAACGGCGTGCTGCTGCCCAAGGATAAGGTGGAAGCCTTGCGCTGGTATCAGGCCGCCGCCGACGACGGCAATGCCCAGGCGCAGAATGCCCTGGGTCTGATGTACCAGCGCGGCGACGGCGTGCCCAAGGACTTCGATGAAGCGGCCCGCATGTATCTGCTGGCCGCCTTGCAGGGCTATGATGTGGCGCAGAATAATCTGGGCTATATGTACTGGCGCGGACAAGGCCTGGAACAGAATCCGGCCATCGCCGTCGAGTGGTACCGCAAGGCCGCCACCCAAGGCAATGCCTGGGCCCAGCAAAACCTGTCGGTCGCCTATGAGCGCGGCCTGGGCGTGGCGGCCGACCGCAAGCAGGCGCGCCACTGGCTGGAACGCGCCGCCGCCCAAGGCTTCACGCGCGCCCAGGTGCGTCTGGGCGATATGCTGATGGAGTATGTGCAAAGCGAGGCGGACCGCGAGCTGGCCGTCTACTGGTACCGGCGCGCGGCGGAGCAGGGCGATCTGGCCGGCCAGATCAGCCTCGCCTACTGCTATGAAACCGGCCATGGCGTGACGCAGGACTTCGCCCAGGCAGCCGCCTGGTATAGCCGCGCCGTGGGCCAGACCAGCTCCCTCACGCGCAGCGCCCCGCGCATGCCCGGCGAGGATGGGCGCGGCATCGCCGGCGGACCGGTGCAGACAGCCAAGCGCAATACGCCGGCCGGCGTGCTGCAGAGCGTCGACAGCCTGCGCATGCTGGCGCTGGCCCAGTATGCCGAAAACCGCGGCGAGCAGGATGCGGTAGCGGCGCTGGGCGACTATAGCCGTCTGAGCGAGGTGGGCGAGCTGCCCATCGTCGAACGCCATATCCGCAGCTACCAGCTGCCCGAAGTGCCGCAACCGCGTCCGCCGCAGCCGGAGCAGCGCTGGCTGGAACAGGTGCCGGCGGTGGCCAGTGGCCGCTACGGCGCCTGCATCTGA
- a CDS encoding acyltransferase — translation MKPSSRLHGLDTLRALAIVLVFMNHYMIFVSHKPTFGFFSEIGWAGVDLFFALSGYLIGNQIFGSLRRGGFSLKNFYARRLLRTLPNYYVVLALYAFWPYFAGAAQPAPWWKYFSFTLNFQLIPGTLFSHAWSLCVEEQFYMLLPALALLIASWRRSLAWAWIAILASFAAGMLIRGWLWQQVQPPPDGSAAFYTSIYYSTLCRFDELVAGVALALLKNFHRPLWARCTAYGNWTLAAGLLITVLALNEFHDDHYGQALTVAGYPLLGLGFSLLLLSALSPASWLSRLRVPGASAIAIWSYAIYLTHKQLCILLKPELLKHGMGPESAGGIAIMLLASGLAGWLLYLLVETPFMKLRERYVPSNEAGTRAARPAPAAEWQV, via the coding sequence ATGAAGCCAAGCTCCCGCCTCCACGGTTTGGACACCCTGCGCGCCCTCGCCATCGTGCTGGTGTTCATGAACCATTACATGATTTTCGTCAGCCACAAACCTACCTTCGGCTTTTTCAGCGAGATAGGCTGGGCCGGGGTCGACCTGTTCTTCGCGCTGTCGGGCTACCTGATCGGCAACCAGATTTTCGGCAGCCTGCGGCGCGGCGGCTTCTCGCTCAAGAATTTTTACGCGCGCCGCCTGCTGCGCACCCTGCCCAATTACTATGTGGTGCTGGCCCTGTATGCCTTCTGGCCGTATTTCGCCGGTGCCGCGCAACCGGCGCCGTGGTGGAAGTATTTCAGCTTTACCCTGAATTTCCAGCTGATCCCCGGCACCCTGTTTTCCCATGCCTGGTCGCTGTGCGTGGAAGAGCAGTTCTATATGCTGCTGCCGGCCCTGGCCTTGCTGATCGCCAGCTGGCGCCGTTCGCTGGCCTGGGCCTGGATCGCCATCCTCGCCAGCTTCGCGGCCGGTATGCTGATACGCGGCTGGCTGTGGCAGCAGGTGCAGCCGCCGCCCGACGGCAGCGCCGCCTTCTATACCAGTATCTACTACTCGACCCTGTGCCGCTTCGATGAATTGGTGGCGGGCGTGGCGCTGGCGCTGCTGAAAAATTTCCATCGGCCGCTGTGGGCGCGCTGCACGGCGTACGGCAACTGGACGCTGGCGGCGGGTCTGCTCATTACCGTGCTGGCACTGAACGAATTCCATGACGACCACTATGGCCAGGCCCTGACCGTGGCCGGCTATCCGCTGCTGGGACTGGGCTTCTCCCTGCTGCTGCTGTCGGCCCTGAGTCCGGCCTCCTGGCTGAGCCGCCTGCGCGTGCCGGGCGCCTCGGCCATCGCCATCTGGTCTTACGCCATCTACCTCACGCATAAGCAGCTCTGCATCCTGCTCAAGCCCGAGCTGCTCAAGCACGGCATGGGACCGGAATCGGCGGGCGGCATCGCTATCATGCTGCTTGCCAGCGGCTTGGCGGGCTGGCTGCTTTACCTGCTGGTCGAAACGCCCTTCATGAAGCTGCGCGAGCGCTATGTGCCCAGCAATGAAGCCGGCACGCGCGCGGCGCGTCCGGCGCCTGCCGCCGAGTGGCAAGTCTGA